The sequence below is a genomic window from Paroedura picta isolate Pp20150507F chromosome 12, Ppicta_v3.0, whole genome shotgun sequence.
gattggtccttatccCAGGCCACCCATAGGTCCATGAGTCCTAAGAACAAGCGTCAGCCATTGGTTCAGTTacgatccttcatttgcatagtgTTTGAGATTCGCACCATTTAGTCCACATAGACGACAGAAGGgtacctccaaggaataccagggccgtgACTTggggtcaggcaatggcaaatcgccTCTGAAGGGTTcttccctggctgccagacaatcttaggatctcccaGATATatgacatgaatgaatgaatgaatgaatgaatgaatgaatgaatgaatgaatgaatgaatgaatgaatgaatgaatgaatgaatgaatgaatgaatgaatgaatgaatgaatgaatgaatgaatgaatgaatgaatggagaaagTGGCTCTTCCCATTTTCTTCCCATTTTCTTcccatacacacttttcttggatgctttatgttttgggttgatcctgcgttgagcagggggttggactagatggcctgtatggccccttccaactctatgattctatgactctgtgatttCTGCAATGCAGCCCATTTCTGGTCTTGCTCCCTAGGAATACAGCATGCCCCGGTTTGCGGTTTTGAATAATGAGCTTTTCATATCTTTCTCATTTTTGCAATGCTCTTTTCTCAGGCTTAAAGGATAATAGGTATAAGCTTCTTAATTCTTCAAAGGATCGCTTGTCCATTCGCCTCGCCAACACCACAACAGACGATGAAGGAGTATACACCTGTCACCATTACACTGCAGCAGCCACAACCAAGCTTGTGAACGTCATTGTTTTAGGTGAGTTCCTAAACTCCTGGCTTTGACTACATGAAAGCAAGTGGAGAGATGTAATAATTATAATCTTCAttattgtatgctgcccttccccattttgttcagggcagctcacaacaaataaaaaacaacccATTAATTTATATGATAAAATGTCAATTCCTATTTCCAGTATACCCTTACAAAGGGGGGCTACCAGATGTTGAGGGATTTGGCAGgttctcaagcagggaggccagtattttAGATGTCAttatcccggcctcaaccataggcctggcagaagagctcagtcttatgggccctgcaggactgttcTAGATAGGCTGACCAAGTTCTGTTTGCCCAACTATCCGATACCAGTGGGTATCCGGTGGTACCCCAACTGCATAGCCTATTGGAAACTCATGCAAAATATCCATTCCTAGCTTTTGGATGACCAGCATAGAAAGAGAAGTAAAGGTGAAATCCCAAagagttacaaccttctaaatccattgcagTCAACAATTTCTGCATTGGAAGGATCATGAACATGAGACAGCTGCATCTTTTCCCTGAGAAAGAATGAGATCTTTTGCACGTGGACTTATAAGCATCCATGACCAGCTCTTCACCCCTTGCTGCGATGAACCTGAAGCAGGAAGAATTCAGTCTCCTAATCCTGTCCTTTGTTTTCTCATTACAGCTGCTCCTTCCAAACCTCTGCTGGAAGAATTTCCAATTAGAGTCCATGGTGGAGAAGAAAACATCATCTTAAAATGCTCTACTTGGGGCAGCAAgccccctcctcagataacaTGGCTGCTTGACAATGGGATAGAACTCTTTGGTATGCTTTAAATCGCTCCTTGCTTGTTAATAACTTCTCTTACATCAGCATCACcaactagagatgccaacctccaggtggacccTGGGGATCCTCCTGAAATTAGATCTGATTTCCAGACAACTgagagttccctggagaaaatggatgctttggagggtggtctcttaggtcattataccccactgaggtctctgtccatTTTCAAAACTACCTAAACTTTCTAACCTGGATCTAGCAGCCTGCCCCTTCGCCCAGGGCCATATTTAACAGCATCATAGGACAAAGAGGTGCCCTGGGGTCCTACTTATGCAACCACTCataggaataaaaatgtaaattatcgATAAAATTATATCTATCGGTATTTCCAACAAAATCAGCATTTGAACAAACAATGAGTAAAGAGCGTTGAAAGTGCCTTGAAAGGGCACTAttgagcatgtgtgaaagcacttTACTAAAGACTATACACACCCCTGCCTCCCCAAATATATTGTAGGTGATACCCGACACCAGTGTGAAGGCAATGGGAAGAAATACAACTCAACAAGCACCCTGACAGTCCACACCTTCAACCAGAAGTCCACTATGACCTGTGTCATTCGCCACAAAGCTCTGGGAAGTGGAAATTTAACGGCAACTGTCTACCTCAGCCATACCCGTAAGTGCAGCAGTTGTATCCGGGTGACATTTTACAGCATAACGTTGATAGtaggggggggaaaggaacaggagAGCCTGTCTTCTCATCAAACACGGACTAAAGCAGATGGGCGGCAGAACGGATGTCAGCCAGGCAGAAAATACATAGTGCAGAAATCAAGGTGATTCAGGATGGCctccatgtgtttttttttccccaactcCTGTGCTATGCCTACTCATTTATTAAGACTGGCAGGCCAGGCCTTATTCTGTGTCCTGTGTCACTGGAGATTAAGTGGATGGCTAAATGGAATGCAGATTTATGGGGaagaactagagcaggggtagtcaaactgcggccctccagatgtccatggactacaattcctaggagccccctgccagcgctggcagggggctcctgggaattgtagtccatggacatctggagggccgcagtttgactacccctgaactagagaatttagttaaatgttttttttgtgtgtttttgatgtggaaacatcttagGCACCAGCCACagggaaaatctttaagatatCCAACagaaaatgcaacagaaatccATTATGGAAGTAATTGTTGATTGTCAAAATTTAGAGGGCACGGAGACACGAACTGTAAGAATTCAGGAGACAGGGCACGAGGTATATACTCTGTGTGATATGGCCACAGGCAGCAAGTGTACTCTCCAGAGTCGCATCATGATCTTTCCGTTATTTTTTGGatgatttcaaaactttaaaaaccaagTTTTGTCTCATTGAGATCTTTAATTTGTCATATGATTGAttgaaatttttttaaataattaaaaatacagaGTTTTAACATTTGATGTTTTTACGTACATCTTATATGACAACCTGATTCTCACAacttaaatttttttttccagagtctACTGCAGACATTGTTCCAACTACATCTGAATTTGGTACGACAACTTTAAAGAATCCTTGGCATTACACAGGTGAAATACAAAAGACGATGTGCCAACAGCAATTTTTAACAAAGGAAATTCTCTAGTTTACTGTGATAAATCAACAACTCTtcaattaagaccaacaaattcaaggtataagctttcttgatcgtgcacacgaaagcttatgactagaactatttttatttattatttatttattgatttgatttttataccattcTTTCCTCATGGGCTCAGCTTGGTTTACAGCATAAATAACAAAACATAATCACAATCCTAAAAACAGTAAGTTGCACTTGTTAAAaatattaaactttgttggtcttaaaaggagCCGCTGGACTCACGGAGAAACCTGAAAGATTTCTTTGTGCATTGATTTCTTTTAGTGTGGGGAAACAttctgacatgcagtctgaaatagtACATTGACTAATGCACTTCCAATCTGCTTCTGCAGCTGTATTGTCTTGCAAaataggaaaacctacttctacagtgcattggaagtgcattatccagacTGTGTGGAATGAAGGTTAGATGTGATCTATATCTACatcacatgagcctcttgtggcacagagtggtaaggcagcagacgtgcagtctgaaagctctgcccatgaggctgggatttcgatcccggcagccggctcaaggttgactcagccgtccatccttccgaggtcggtaaaatgagtacccagcttgctggggggtaaacggtaacgactggggaaggcactggcaaaccaccccgtattgagtctgccatgaaaacgctagagggcgtcaacccaagggtcagacatgacccggtgcttgcacaggggatacctttacctttttatatctacatcagctgtgatttgacagcacttcacactctctctctttctctgtctctgtctctgtctctcataTCAAGAGCCCTGCATATATTCCAGGAACAGGTGAAATGTGTGATATTTCTCAACATACAGCAATTTCTGCTGCAAAACGGAATAAAAGAATGCTTTCTATTGCTCTCAGCCAATATTAGTCAGCCCAGTTCCACTGAAATTAATTTCCGTAACTACTTTGATTAATACAGCTTCTTTCAAGCCATTCACCGTAATATCAGTTCTGTAATACACATTTCTGCAGGGACATGAAAGGAATAACATTTCTCTTTCATTCCGACATTACCAGGCAACATATTAAATATAACAGAAGGAAACTTCAGGACGCAAAGGCTGTCCCCAAACAGTGAACTGGACACTCCAAATTCTACCAACAACAGTGGTATGTCATGTAAGTAATAAGTTCTAAATGTAAAATGGAATTTATTTCTGCCGATAATTTGACCCGTACAACTTCCTTCAAGCTAGTCACTGTACAATATCAATACTACAACTTACACTTCTAATGAAAGGAATAACCCCTTTTTTATTTCAGCAAAGTCAGACAGTGTATTTAATACAACAGAACAAAACTTTGGGGCTCACGAGACATCTGCAAGCAATGAAACCATGACTCAGAATCCTAATTCCACCACTGGTATGTTTAAATACCAATAATTTCCGAATGTAGAATGAAAAATTGATGGGATCAATGTTTAGGGTGATTGTAACATGATGCATGCGGTTTACAAAGCCACTTTAACATgaaactatatatatttttagaaaaattTAAACCATCATACAGGTGAATCTTCGCTAACTtcatcattccgcacacactgaataatgcactttcaatgcactttagaagtacatttGCCTGTTTTGCAGAGGAAAACCctactgcaaaagcacattgaaagtacattatgcaACATGTGTGGGATGATGGTGTTGGTGAAGCTTCCCTGTATGcctattgcagcctttctcaacttttttttacagttgagaaacccctgaaacattcttcaggctttgagaaaccccagaagtggcataaataataaagtggcgtgattgtgcagaagtggcgtgattgtgcagaatgtggtcgagaagcatagctgtgtacatggccacccaTGGCTCTCCCTCCAAActttcattggtcattttgggaggggggcgttgacatggccatatatcaTCACATCATtcaataaatggttaacaaattaaaaatatattaaaaatcaattaactccccaCCCGTCTATTGTATGCCAATTGGCTGTGGATTTTCCATCAACTAGGTTCCTTTCATTGCAGGATATTTAACCCAGTCCTTTAAAATGAATATGGGAGGAAGCAGCGTGTGAAAGGTTAATTATTGTAAGGTTACTTATTCTTTAGCCATGTCTCTGGGGGTCTGTAATTATTAAAGATAACAGAAGGAAAACAAAGTATGTattaaagaagagcttttttggaAGCAATAGAATGTGCCAGCCAGTAGTGTATTGTTTCAGTTTTGCCTCATTCTAAACTTAATCTTTTTTCTTTACCGTATTTACGTCCTGCACTTTTTACATTAAAACGTAATTCATGGTGGCTAACAGTATAATTGTAAACCATGAACAATAAAGGAATAATACAAATAAACGACAAACTAAGGGGAATCAGCAAAATACAGCCACATTGACAAGCAAACTGCAaagaataaaaggaaaataaaattaagGGGACCGAGCTCAATTCTGAATGAAGCTGCTAAATGGATTGTACTGATTGCTGAATGgattgtattgaaatattgatGAAATAGCTGTCAGTTTCCCTGGGCCTAAGGAATAGAAGGGGAGGGTGTATGAAAAGCATGACTGAATGATTAGACAGACATAgcaatccccctccctcctgggaaTAATCTTCTCTTTTTTCATTTCAACAGGATCAGGCAATGGATTCAATATAACGCAAGGAAACTCCAGCACAGCAGCTTCCCCCACCAGTGACAAAGCAGGAGCTCTGAATTTCACCGCCACCAACAGTACGCAAAAGCAATTTAAACCATAATTTCCGGGCAAAAAATGAAATCAATTTCTGTTCATAATCTGACATGTGCAGCTTCCTGCAAGTCGCTCAGTGATTCATTTCCCTCGGGAATTACAAGAAATAAGCTTTTTCTCTTTCAACAGATCCTGACAAAATATTAAACGTAACAGACAGAAACTCAAGTACACAAACACCATCCCCAAGCCCTGAAGCGGCAGCTACTCTGAATTTCAACATGACCAGTGGTAAGCTAGAACAACTGAACAATTATCTATCAATGTAAAAATGGTTTTTTTCTGGCACAACCCTGCCATCGGGTCCATAGAGAGATGAAATGTTAGCGGAGTGTGACTTCCTCACCTCCTTGCTCTACTTGCAGGCCCGAAATATCCCCCGAATACTTCGCTAAATTCATTACCACGGTATCATAATTGCCTGATCTAGAAGAACGAAATTCTCTCTGTCTTCCAAATCCTGCAATGAGGTTGTCAGACACAGCTCCCTTGGAAAGGAATTCCAAATGAAAGCACAGGAGCATGCTCAAACAGCTGACCATATCCACAAcaatgagggttgccagcctccaggtggggtctggagatctcccaggatgacAACTGAGCTTCACAGAACAGCAAtgagttccctgaagaaaatggcagcgtcaaaggatggactctgtggaattataccctgctgaggtcactcacctctccaaaccctgcccttcccaggctcctcccctggAATATCTAAGTATTTCCCAAGCAGGAAATGAAGATCTGTATTTGACTTACTCCAAACACAAGGTCAAACGAGAGCTTTCCATGTGTAGATGCCAATCCcaaggtgggtcctggggatcccctggaattatagctcatctccgggCAACcagtagcattatactccactgaggcccctccctgtcctaaatcccgcccactcctggcccgAGCAAACCCTGCTGCTCTGAAGCATCACATTTCTCCATTCCAGCCTGCTTGTGGAACGGGTTGGTATACAagccaaataagaaataaaagccAAATAATGAAGATTTGTTATTAGGAAATGGTACTTCAGAGGCATTAAAACACAGTACTTTTGAAAAACAGGAACCAACCTTACCCGTGAAAGAATTGTGGAGACGACGAGCAAGTTATTACCGATCCTCGTGGCCGCGCTCCTTTCAGTTCTGTTTGTTGCAGTCTTGCTCTTCTCAGTAAAACTGTGGAAAGCACACAGAGAGTGGAAGAGAGGTAAGGCAATCTGAAGAAATACGTCTTTCCATCTTTCTTgtcgccagcttggtgtagtagttaggcttctaatctggcaagctgggtttgattccctgctcccccacatgcaaccagatgggtgaccttgggctcaccacagcactgataaagctgttcagaccaagcagacCATGGAGCTCATATCCAGCCCTTAAGTAACTTTCCCACAGGTGAAACTCTCCATAAGCTTATTTTAACTAACTCAGTTTCATATGATAGGTTTGAATGCACCCTCATGTGGAGAGAGCTGGTATCTGACATATCAGAGCAATAAACTGAAAGTTCAATTATGAATTAAATgttaagtagaatcatagagttggaagggacctcctgggtcatctagtccaaccctctgcaccatgcaggacactcacaaccctcccgctcatccactgttacctgccacccccttgaaccttcacagaatcagcctctccgtcagatggctacccagcctgtttaaaaatctccaaagatggagaacccaccacctcctgaggaagcctgttccactgagaaaccgctctaactgtcaggaacttcttccggaggtttagatggaatttagaaacatagaattggaagggacctcctagtcatccagtccaaccccctgtaccatgcaggacactcacaatcctatcactcatccactgagTCAGCTTTCAGCACTTGCAAACACAACTATTTGCTGCTTGAACAGACACACTAGAAAAAGAATAAGCACAGACTTTCTGTTGAACAGTCAGCTTAATTTTTCTATTGGATACTGGTAATTTATTTGAAATTGAATATTTTTAGACCCCAGTGCTGAGCTGatgagggaagggtgggatataaaaattaaattttctttctgaatGTCACCTGCACAGAAAACGATTCTTCCGActtgaccctggagagctacaaaGTCAGGCCTAACGAAGACAATCCCAAGCAGGAGAACAGACATGGTACGTAAGTCTACGGAGACGTAACACAATGCATCAGTGTGTCGACGATGCATGTGTAAGAATTCGAATTTTTAAAGCGCAAGTACGAAAGAGTGACATTTAAAtcattgtcatcccccccccagtaatCGGTTGGAAGTCCAGCATGAAGCGAGCAGCGGAAGGATCCTGGCGGACCTCATCGAAAAATTCAGAAGAGTCAAATGGATCAGTCTTTGAGAAACAGCTGCCCTACATAAGAGAGACAGATTTGTAACTACTGACAGTTCTGGACTGGGTGCCAAGACAGTAGAGCTGGGCTTCAtcccttttatttattctgccaCGTGCTGTCATGCAAATATTTGCCCAGAATTGAATTCCCAACAGGATTTAAAAGAAACTGGAGTAACTCATGAAATGAGCAGTCTGCACCTCGATCCTAATGTTGACCAgcataataaatttttaaaaaaactaatacTGTTGAAAATCTGTTTCTAGTGGGTGTTATTGTTTAGCCAGTTTCTAATACTTTAAGACAGCATTTTCAGGCTGTTGCACGCAAAAGGGGCCTCCTCGTCCCTCTACCAAACATGAGAAAGGAAAATTGAAATCACGTTGTAGCAAagagaaaaatgcatttttttcctgcttgcaGAAAGGAGCTAAGGTTGACAGAATCAGACAAATTATTCTCTTCAATGCTGCGAAGGTGGCAGTTTCCATATACACACCTTTTATCAGCTTTTTCCATATTTAGTACGTTCTACCCGGGTCACTCTGTGATTGGTTGCAAGAAATGGCGCAGGATGAAATTCAGTGCGCTTGTGTGAGTTTCTACAGTGCCTCAGCAGTTTTTGATTGGCTCCTTCCCTTCATGTGATCTTTCCCTATACGGCACTATCTTTACCTGCACTGTGCATGTGCCTCCAAATATGGtttaaatataaagtataaggtatctaaaatataagaattaggtagtgggttgaagactttgtttatatccctgaaaaaaaacaattaagaaataagtttactgaggaagtaaaatacaaaaatgaggttttatacctaggaactcgttcggaataaagctttttgccatcgccagcttggaaatttctttcggTTTATCCAGATATGGAAGGTCACATCTGACCTTGCGCTGTGTGTATTTCTCCAAACAAGGGGAGACCCATCAGAACTGCGTGGTACCTAAGAATGGAGAAGAAAGAATTCAGAAGAAAGAATTCTACACACACTCTATGGCCTACAACACATCTTCACAGCAGCCTTGTAAGATAGCTAAGTATTACCAGGCAGGTGTTCATCCTCCGGTTTAGGTTTGGAACAGGGCATCCACCCCTCTGGGACCACAAAGTGTGGTGTGCTTACATCTTGAATGAGACAAAATTTGGGTCCAAAGGCATGAAAGCTCAAGGCATGTTCTGCAAGGTGtccctgggctcaaattttgtcctgctacTTCTGACCAAGAGGCCACCCACCTGAAGAAGCCTGCATGCACaccaagctcacaccttgaatgaaactttttgGGTCTGCAGGTTGCCTCTGGGttcaaattttgtcctgctgcttctgaccaagaggccacccacctgaagaagcctgcatgcacactaaagctcacaccttgaataaacctttttggttctgcaaggtgcccctgggctcccaTTTCGTCCTGCTACTTCTGACCAGAGCGACGACCCACCTGCAGCTACGTATCTTGAATGCAAGTCTGTGGGCCTGAAAGGCGCCTCAAAGAGCGAGCACCTGCCCACGCCCGCGCGCAGCTGCTTTCGCGCGCCACCTGCGAGCTCTTTAATCACCTAGGGCAGCGGCAAGGACCATTCCCGCCGGCTGCAGGGAGAAGCGCAGAGaatcgcccctcccctcccctccacttggTAGGGGCCgagaattaaaaaagaaaaggaggaggggcgGGACTAGAGCGCGCGTAACTGTGTACCGTTGCCAGGGCGACGCAGCGCTATTGgcgtggaggcggcggcgggaagCCGTTCTGTGAATCGCCCGGGCGGCGCTCCTGTCGCTCCAGCTTTGGAAAAGGTGACCACGGAGGGGGTCTCAGGCGGGGGCGGCGGAGGGGCATTTTGGGGGGCTGACGCTTTCTTCACACCGGCCGGAGCACCATGCCGCCCCGCAGCAACTGCTGGAAAGGCGGCAAGGCAACAGGTGtggctccccccgccccagcaTCCAGGGGTCGTGCTGAAAGGTGCTtcacctgttggatttctgcccGTCGCACACAGCTGATAAAAACCATAGATCCATAGCGCACGCAGGCAATGGTTGCGTATGGTGCATCAGTGGTTCTCTGGTGGGGATagattcagggggagggggggtcaccttgttggtcggaagcagcagagtccagggacacctttaagaccgaccaaGTTTAGTTCCAGGTATGAGCtcagtgtgcatgcacgctttttcggggggggggggtagttagccatctgacggggaggctgattctgtgcaggctcaagggggtggcaggtgacagtggatgagcgagagggttggaagcgtcctgcatagtgcagggggttggactagatgacccaggaggtcccttccaattccatgatccTATGATTttatgggtagccatgctggttgGAAGCCatagagcaaagtttgagcccaggggcacctttaagaccaaccaagtttcattcaaggtatgacctttcatgtacatgcacacaaagctTTGACCCAAAATTAAACAGcactggtcttaaagatgcccctggattcAACCTTTGTTTTAGTGATCACAGGAAGAGCGTCCATCCTGTGTGAGAAGGTGCTTCTGCCTCCCTCAAAGTCTCTTCCAGCTGTCTCCAGCAAcagaatagatcaggggtagtcaaactgcggccctccagatgtccatggactacaattcccaggagcccctgccagcaaacgctggcaggggctcctgggaattgtagtccatggacatctggagggccgcagtttgactacccctggaatagatggATTATGCATTGTTATTTCCATCATCTGCTTCCAAACCCTCTTCGGGATCATGGGGTCAATCTTCTGTgggtattgtttttttttaatgctgctttttaaTTCATAACTTCTAATGTTTTATAATCTTAACAGCCCTTCTTCCTTCAAGCAAAGGAAATGTACATTCATATACACACTCAAATGAAAGATTGGCTTCATTTTTAACAGGGTATTGCCCAGGGTCAAGAGATTGCTAAAGAGTCATGTGGGAATAAGATGAGATCAATAGTGTTAATGGCTCACCGACCTTCATGAAAATTGGAGGCATGGAAGGACCatagaggacatctagtccaaccccctcaatgcaggagcatccatgagaagtatctgtccagccgctgcttaaagaccaccagttcACCATCTCCCTAGGCAGATGTTTGTTCTGCTGAACTCCTcttattgtaaaaaaaataataaaactaatatccagctggtacttTTCTGCCTGTAATTTAAAATTTAGATGGTGAATCCTATCCTTTGTTGCCAATAGGAACCactgcctgccctcctctgagtggcaacctttcaaatacttaaagagaacaatcatttcccctctcaatctcctcttctctggATTGAACATTCAcgagtccttcagcctttcctcctaggtcttgatctccaggccccgaaTGTACTGTGACATGAGCTGATTAAAGAGAGAtggataatttaaaaatatttaggaGGTTTTGTttaacagcttcatttccctctCCACCAGTAATACTCATACTTTCCAAAttaaacaagattttaaaaaatcagtaggtCTTTTTTTATTGTACGTTTCCAGGTAGCTTCTCAGGTTTGGGATTATAGGCTCTCTGACTATGAACTTTTtcccataaagatagattcaagtgggtagccgtgttggtctgaaggagcgcaacaaaaattgagtc
It includes:
- the CRTAM gene encoding cytotoxic and regulatory T-cell molecule; translation: MQRLMKSWHMNSPNPPRLKSRSQRQSPHFSSREEVFSPEQKSRLPDMPVSSALFWVLALLLLQEASLDAPIENQTVVEGQDLDLHCVVAGDNTSSLQWTDPRYSVLFHDHQKGLKDNRYKLLNSSKDRLSIRLANTTTDDEGVYTCHHYTAAATTKLVNVIVLAAPSKPLLEEFPIRVHGGEENIILKCSTWGSKPPPQITWLLDNGIELFGDTRHQCEGNGKKYNSTSTLTVHTFNQKSTMTCVIRHKALGSGNLTATVYLSHTRNILNITEGNFRTQRLSPNSELDTPNSTNNSGMSSKSDSVFNTTEQNFGAHETSASNETMTQNPNSTTGSGNGFNITQGNSSTAASPTSDKAGALNFTATNNPDKILNVTDRNSSTQTPSPSPEAAATLNFNMTSGTNLTRERIVETTSKLLPILVAALLSVLFVAVLLFSVKLWKAHREWKRENDSSDLTLESYKVRPNEDNPKQENRHVIGWKSSMKRAAEGSWRTSSKNSEESNGSVFEKQLPYIRETDL